The following are encoded in a window of Solidesulfovibrio magneticus RS-1 genomic DNA:
- a CDS encoding ABC transporter ATP-binding protein: MAGKIDAVDLLAVENLEVVYNDVALTLKGLSLRAGQGGITALLGANGAGKSTTLKAISGLLAGEDGAVTDGRIVFDGAPINHLPPERIVRLGVFQVMEGRRVFEDMSVEDNLRCGGVTRPAGEFKTGVERVYDYFPRLKERRQQLAGYMSGGEQQMLAIGRALIAKPRLLLLDEPSLGLAPLLVEEIFDIIRRINRDDGVTILLVEQNARAALGIADVGFIMENGRIVLDGTSAELLGNPDVQEFYLGLSHGGEKRRYRDVKHYRRRKRWLG, translated from the coding sequence ATGGCTGGGAAAATAGACGCCGTGGACCTGCTCGCCGTGGAAAACCTCGAAGTCGTCTACAACGACGTGGCGCTGACCCTCAAAGGGCTGTCGCTGCGCGCCGGGCAGGGGGGCATCACCGCCCTGCTCGGCGCCAACGGCGCCGGCAAATCCACCACGTTAAAGGCCATCTCCGGACTCCTGGCCGGCGAGGACGGGGCCGTCACCGACGGCCGCATCGTTTTCGACGGCGCGCCCATTAACCACCTGCCCCCGGAGCGCATCGTGCGCCTGGGCGTGTTCCAGGTCATGGAAGGCCGGCGGGTGTTCGAGGACATGAGTGTGGAGGACAACCTGCGCTGCGGCGGCGTCACCCGCCCGGCCGGGGAGTTCAAGACCGGCGTGGAGCGCGTCTACGACTACTTCCCGCGCCTCAAGGAACGCCGCCAGCAACTGGCCGGCTACATGTCCGGCGGCGAACAACAGATGCTGGCCATCGGCCGGGCGCTCATCGCCAAACCCCGGCTGCTCCTCCTCGACGAACCGTCCCTGGGCCTGGCCCCGCTTTTGGTGGAAGAAATCTTCGACATCATCCGCCGCATCAACCGCGACGACGGCGTGACGATCCTGCTCGTGGAACAAAACGCCCGGGCGGCCCTGGGCATCGCCGACGTGGGATTCATCATGGAAAACGGCCGCATCGTCCTCGACGGGACCTCGGCAGAACTCCTCGGCAATCCCGACGTGCAGGAGTTCTACCTCGGCCTGTCCCACGGCGGCGAGAAACGCCGCTACCGCGACGTCAAACACTACCGCCGCCGCAAACGCTGGCTGGGGTGA
- a CDS encoding ABC transporter substrate-binding protein yields the protein MKRMAQLLALAWTLTLAGPALAQETVNIGLLSDLSGPTSAVGVPYSEGVKDAAKYLNENGGIAGKPINLIEVDYAYNAQQALAAYKRFTSQDKIVALQGWGTQDTEALTKFVGKDQIPTLSASYSAHLTDPAKAPYNFFVAADYSTQIRGALKYFKANWKESRPPKVAFVYPDHPYGLVPIPAAKEYAKELGFEIVGDETVALNAMDAMAQMLRLQKLAPDYVWIGGTTPSAAVIMKDAQKLGFKTTFFCNIWGVDESLFKLAGDAANGAYSLQTAVVYGQKVPGMAVIEKMTGGAPKMTHYIRGFASMLVMAEGLKKAAAKGPLTGPAIKDALETLRDYDPMGLTPPISFFPNDHRPNMAVIIYKVEGGKMVETATETLERKPEWLGK from the coding sequence ATGAAACGCATGGCGCAACTGCTGGCCCTGGCCTGGACCCTGACCCTGGCCGGCCCGGCCCTGGCCCAGGAGACCGTCAACATCGGGCTTCTCTCCGATCTGTCCGGCCCGACCTCGGCCGTGGGCGTGCCCTACTCCGAGGGTGTGAAGGACGCGGCCAAGTATTTGAATGAAAACGGCGGCATCGCCGGCAAGCCCATCAACCTTATCGAGGTGGACTACGCCTACAACGCCCAGCAGGCCTTGGCCGCCTACAAGCGCTTCACCTCCCAGGACAAGATCGTGGCCCTGCAAGGCTGGGGCACCCAGGACACCGAAGCCCTGACCAAGTTCGTGGGCAAGGACCAGATCCCGACCCTGTCCGCCTCCTATTCCGCCCACCTCACCGACCCGGCCAAGGCCCCGTACAACTTCTTCGTGGCCGCCGACTACTCCACCCAGATTCGCGGGGCGCTCAAATATTTCAAGGCCAACTGGAAGGAGTCCCGCCCGCCCAAGGTGGCCTTCGTCTATCCCGACCACCCCTACGGGCTGGTTCCCATCCCGGCGGCCAAGGAATACGCCAAGGAACTGGGCTTTGAGATCGTCGGCGACGAAACCGTGGCCCTAAACGCCATGGACGCCATGGCCCAGATGCTGCGCCTGCAAAAGCTCGCCCCGGACTACGTCTGGATCGGCGGCACGACGCCGTCGGCCGCTGTCATCATGAAGGACGCCCAGAAGCTCGGCTTCAAGACCACCTTTTTCTGCAACATCTGGGGCGTGGACGAGAGCTTGTTCAAGCTCGCCGGCGACGCCGCCAACGGCGCGTATTCCCTCCAGACCGCCGTGGTCTACGGCCAGAAGGTGCCGGGCATGGCCGTCATCGAGAAAATGACCGGCGGCGCGCCCAAGATGACCCACTACATCCGGGGGTTCGCCTCCATGCTGGTCATGGCCGAGGGCCTCAAAAAGGCCGCCGCCAAGGGCCCGCTCACCGGACCGGCCATCAAGGATGCCCTGGAAACGCTGCGCGACTACGATCCCATGGGCCTGACCCCGCCCATCAGCTTCTTCCCCAACGACCACCGCCCCAACATGGCGGTCATCATCTATAAGGTCGAAGGCGGCAAGATGGTCGAAACGGCCACCGAAACCCTGGAGCGCAAGCCCGAATGGCTGGGAAAATAG
- a CDS encoding branched-chain amino acid ABC transporter permease: protein MHGQCGLFFRTYAGEAQLFPSRFQKIALALFFAALCLAPWAMNKYLVSILCLINISVIGAVSLNLLTGSCGQISLGHGAFFGVGAYTAAYLANLGLPFVLALPGAGLVTALTGMVFGLPSLRLKGIYLAIATLAAQLILEYVFLHWDAVTGGSGGMALDAPSIAGFAFDTDLKMFYLTLGVAVLCVLAVSNVMRTRLGRAFVAIRDYHLSAEIVGVDLFAYKLRAFGLSSFLAGVGGALWASYTMYITPEQFGIGLSVSYLAMIIIGGLGSVIGGVFGAVFITILPECLNFLAQHAGAAFTDLSGALLAMKEGVFGLVLVLFLIFEPEGLANRWRLVKAYWKLYPFAH, encoded by the coding sequence ATGCACGGACAATGCGGCCTGTTTTTCCGAACCTATGCCGGCGAGGCCCAGCTCTTTCCCAGCCGGTTCCAGAAAATCGCCCTGGCCCTGTTCTTCGCGGCCCTGTGCCTGGCCCCCTGGGCCATGAACAAGTACCTCGTCTCCATCCTGTGCCTGATCAACATCTCGGTCATCGGCGCGGTGTCCCTCAATCTCCTCACCGGCTCCTGCGGCCAGATTTCCCTGGGCCACGGCGCGTTTTTCGGCGTCGGAGCCTATACCGCCGCCTATTTGGCCAACCTGGGCCTGCCCTTTGTGCTGGCCCTGCCCGGGGCCGGGCTGGTCACGGCCCTCACCGGCATGGTCTTCGGCCTGCCCTCCCTGCGCCTCAAGGGCATCTATCTGGCCATCGCCACCCTGGCCGCCCAGCTCATCCTCGAATACGTGTTCCTGCACTGGGACGCCGTCACCGGCGGCTCGGGCGGCATGGCCTTGGACGCGCCGTCCATCGCCGGCTTCGCTTTCGACACCGACCTCAAGATGTTCTATCTGACCCTGGGCGTGGCCGTGCTGTGCGTGCTGGCCGTTTCCAACGTCATGCGCACCCGCCTGGGCCGGGCTTTTGTCGCCATCCGCGACTACCACCTCTCGGCCGAGATCGTGGGCGTGGACCTTTTCGCCTACAAGCTGCGGGCCTTTGGCCTGAGTTCCTTCCTGGCCGGCGTCGGCGGGGCGCTGTGGGCCAGCTACACCATGTACATCACCCCGGAACAGTTCGGCATCGGGCTGTCGGTCAGCTATCTGGCCATGATCATCATCGGGGGCCTGGGCAGCGTCATCGGCGGCGTGTTCGGCGCGGTCTTCATCACCATCCTGCCGGAGTGCCTCAATTTCCTGGCCCAACACGCCGGCGCGGCCTTCACCGACCTAAGCGGCGCCCTGCTGGCCATGAAGGAAGGCGTCTTCGGGCTGGTGCTGGTGCTCTTCCTCATCTTCGAACCCGAAGGGCTGGCCAACCGTTGGCGGCTCGTCAAGGCCTATTGGAAGCTCTATCCCTTTGCCCATTGA
- a CDS encoding branched-chain amino acid ABC transporter permease — protein sequence MEYYLQLLVSGLVIGSIYSLVALGFVIIYKATKVVNFAQGELVMVGAYICFSLTVQAKLPFLAAFFLTLAFSFILGIAIERLILRPMIGEPIISVIMVTIGLSSVLKSLVQLFWGTQIQVFPPVLPQEPVMIAGLPVAPVYLAAFALSIILFLIFSAFFKYSRLGIAMRATAFDQQAAASMGIGIKNIFALSWCIAAMVSSIGGIILGNINGINAQLGHLGLKVFPAVILGGLDSLLGAALGGLVIGVLENVCDGAAKEFLGLGGFKDVAAFIFLVLILMIKPYGLFGAREIERV from the coding sequence GTGGAATACTACCTGCAACTGCTCGTTTCGGGTCTGGTCATCGGCAGCATTTACAGTCTGGTGGCCCTGGGCTTCGTCATTATCTACAAGGCCACCAAGGTGGTCAATTTCGCCCAGGGCGAGCTGGTCATGGTCGGGGCCTACATCTGCTTTTCCCTGACCGTCCAGGCCAAGCTGCCCTTTTTGGCCGCCTTTTTCCTGACGCTCGCCTTCTCGTTTATTCTGGGCATCGCCATCGAACGCCTGATCCTGCGCCCCATGATCGGCGAACCCATAATAAGCGTCATCATGGTCACCATCGGCCTGTCCTCGGTGCTCAAATCCCTGGTCCAGCTTTTCTGGGGCACGCAAATCCAGGTGTTCCCGCCGGTGTTGCCCCAGGAGCCGGTGATGATCGCCGGGTTGCCCGTGGCCCCGGTCTATCTGGCCGCCTTTGCCCTCTCCATCATCCTGTTCCTCATCTTCTCGGCCTTTTTCAAATACTCGCGCCTGGGCATCGCCATGCGGGCCACGGCCTTTGACCAGCAGGCCGCCGCCAGCATGGGCATCGGCATCAAAAACATCTTCGCCCTGTCCTGGTGCATCGCCGCCATGGTCTCCTCCATCGGCGGCATCATCCTGGGCAACATCAACGGCATAAACGCCCAGCTCGGGCACCTGGGCCTCAAAGTCTTCCCGGCCGTGATCCTGGGGGGGCTGGACAGCCTGCTCGGCGCGGCCCTGGGCGGCCTGGTCATCGGGGTGCTGGAGAACGTCTGCGACGGCGCGGCCAAGGAATTCCTGGGCCTGGGGGGATTTAAGGACGTGGCCGCCTTCATCTTCCTGGTCCTTATCCTCATGATCAAACCCTACGGGCTCTTCGGCGCCCGGGAAATCGAGCGGGTGTAG
- a CDS encoding AMP-binding protein gives MGDAPKPYDDTLPGLLLRRARAHGAKTALREKQWGVWQRFSWSDYLAAAAEFAGGLKKYGLGRGDIIILIGDNRPEWLFAELAIQALGGIALGLYQDAPAEEIAHIFQLSEARLVVAEDQEQVDKILGIRPELPHLAHIVYHDPKGLAGLDEPGLVSFEAVRELGRDQAGQFEAWTRELSPDDPCLIATTSGTTGRPKLALLSHKNLLAMAHNLGLVDAKRETDEFISFLPLAWMGEQMMAAASALLFGFTVNFPEDPDTVQENIREIGPHVIFSPPRVWENLAARVRVKIMETTPLKRFLYEKFLPIGIRYADARFAGRKPGLTLRLAYFLAWACLFRALKDRLGFSNVRSASTGGAALGPDAFRFFHAMGVNLKQIYGQTEIAGISCIHRDGAVDFTSVGQPIPDTELTIAADGEILSKSPSVFLGYYKNPEATAETLTDDGRLRSGDAGYFDEAGRLVVIDRVKDVMALEGGFKFSPQFMENKLKFSPYVKEAVVLGHGRGHLAAIVCIDAEIVGRWAESRGLTYTTYQDLAAKAEVYALVRDEIAGLNAALAPEMRVKRFALLFKELDADDGELTRTRKVRRAVVGQRYAGLIEALYADACTLHLRAEIKYQDGSVREMCGELRLEDVA, from the coding sequence ATGGGCGACGCCCCGAAACCCTACGACGACACCCTGCCCGGCCTGCTGCTGCGGCGCGCCCGCGCCCATGGCGCAAAGACCGCCCTGCGCGAAAAACAGTGGGGCGTGTGGCAGCGCTTTTCCTGGAGCGACTACCTCGCCGCCGCGGCCGAATTTGCAGGCGGCCTCAAAAAATACGGCCTGGGCCGGGGCGACATCATCATCCTTATCGGCGACAACCGGCCGGAATGGCTCTTTGCCGAGCTGGCCATCCAGGCCCTGGGCGGCATTGCCCTGGGCCTGTACCAGGACGCCCCGGCCGAGGAGATCGCCCACATCTTCCAACTGTCCGAAGCAAGGCTGGTCGTCGCCGAGGACCAGGAGCAGGTGGACAAGATCCTGGGCATCCGCCCCGAGCTGCCCCATCTGGCCCACATCGTCTATCACGATCCCAAGGGATTGGCCGGACTGGACGAACCCGGGCTGGTCAGCTTCGAGGCCGTGCGCGAACTCGGCCGCGACCAGGCCGGGCAGTTCGAGGCCTGGACCCGGGAACTGTCTCCGGACGATCCCTGCCTCATCGCCACCACCTCCGGCACCACCGGCCGGCCCAAGCTGGCCCTGCTCTCGCATAAAAACCTCCTGGCCATGGCCCACAACCTGGGGCTGGTGGACGCCAAGCGCGAGACTGACGAATTCATCTCCTTTTTGCCGCTGGCCTGGATGGGCGAACAGATGATGGCCGCCGCCTCGGCGCTCCTTTTCGGCTTCACGGTCAATTTCCCCGAAGACCCGGACACGGTGCAGGAAAACATCCGGGAGATCGGTCCCCACGTCATCTTCTCCCCCCCGCGCGTCTGGGAAAATCTGGCCGCCCGGGTGCGGGTCAAGATCATGGAGACTACGCCGCTCAAACGCTTTCTCTACGAAAAATTCCTGCCCATCGGCATCCGCTACGCCGATGCCCGCTTTGCCGGCCGCAAGCCGGGCCTGACCCTGCGTCTGGCCTATTTTCTCGCCTGGGCCTGCCTTTTCCGGGCGCTTAAAGACCGGCTCGGCTTTTCCAACGTCCGTTCGGCCAGCACCGGAGGCGCGGCCCTTGGTCCCGACGCTTTCCGCTTTTTCCACGCCATGGGCGTCAATCTCAAGCAGATATACGGCCAGACCGAAATCGCCGGCATCTCCTGCATCCACCGCGACGGGGCCGTGGATTTCACTTCGGTGGGCCAGCCCATCCCGGACACCGAGCTGACCATTGCCGCAGACGGCGAGATCCTGTCCAAAAGCCCGTCGGTCTTTCTTGGCTACTACAAAAACCCCGAAGCCACGGCCGAGACCCTGACCGACGACGGCCGCCTGCGCTCGGGCGACGCCGGCTATTTCGACGAGGCCGGCCGGCTGGTGGTCATCGACCGGGTCAAGGACGTCATGGCCCTGGAGGGTGGCTTCAAGTTCTCGCCGCAGTTCATGGAGAACAAGCTCAAGTTCTCGCCCTACGTCAAGGAAGCCGTGGTCCTGGGCCACGGCCGCGGCCATCTGGCCGCCATCGTCTGCATCGACGCCGAGATCGTCGGCCGCTGGGCCGAATCCCGGGGCCTGACCTACACCACGTATCAGGACCTGGCCGCCAAGGCCGAGGTCTACGCATTGGTACGCGACGAAATCGCCGGCCTAAACGCCGCCCTGGCCCCGGAAATGCGCGTGAAACGCTTTGCCCTGCTGTTCAAGGAACTCGACGCCGACGACGGCGAGCTGACCCGCACCCGCAAGGTGCGCCGGGCCGTGGTCGGGCAGCGTTACGCCGGCCTTATCGAGGCCCTCTACGCCGACGCCTGTACGCTTCATCTTCGGGCCGAGATCAAATACCAGGACGGCAGCGTCCGGGAGATGTGCGGCGAACTGCGCCTGGAAGACGTGGCCTAG
- a CDS encoding ABC transporter ATP-binding protein, which yields MPFLEIDNVTLTFRGIAALTGVGFTVDKGGIVSLIGPNGAGKTSMLNCISGRYTPDSGRISLGGRDLLAVPAHARTSLGLSRTFQNIALFKGLSVLDNLMVGRHARMDYGLLASILYFGPARRAEDAHRRRVEDVIDFLRLSPYRHHPAGKLPYGVQKRVELGRAMAAESDLILLDEPMAGMNLEETEDMARYILDINEEWGMTVLLVEHDMGVVMDISSKVVVLDFGRVLAEGPPEAVMADPAVVAAYLGGEDAVFLGR from the coding sequence ATGCCCTTTCTGGAAATCGACAACGTCACCCTGACCTTCCGGGGCATCGCGGCCCTGACCGGCGTCGGCTTCACCGTGGACAAAGGCGGCATCGTCTCGCTCATTGGCCCCAACGGCGCCGGCAAGACCAGCATGCTCAACTGCATAAGCGGCCGCTACACCCCGGACTCCGGGAGGATCAGCCTGGGCGGGCGCGATCTGCTGGCCGTGCCGGCCCACGCCCGCACCAGCCTTGGCCTGTCGCGCACCTTTCAAAATATCGCGCTGTTTAAGGGCCTTTCGGTGCTCGATAATCTCATGGTCGGCCGCCACGCCCGCATGGACTACGGCCTGCTGGCCTCCATCCTCTACTTCGGGCCGGCCCGCCGGGCCGAGGACGCCCACCGCCGCCGGGTGGAGGATGTCATCGATTTTCTGCGGCTTTCGCCCTACCGCCACCATCCAGCCGGCAAGCTGCCCTACGGCGTGCAAAAACGGGTGGAACTCGGCCGAGCCATGGCTGCCGAATCCGACCTCATTTTGCTGGATGAACCCATGGCCGGCATGAATCTTGAGGAAACCGAGGACATGGCCCGTTATATCCTCGATATCAATGAAGAATGGGGCATGACCGTGCTGCTCGTCGAGCACGACATGGGCGTGGTCATGGACATCTCCAGCAAGGTGGTGGTCCTGGATTTCGGTCGGGTGCTGGCCGAAGGCCCGCCCGAAGCGGTCATGGCCGATCCGGCCGTGGTAGCCGCCTACCTCGGCGGCGAAGACGCGGTTTTTCTGGGACGCTAG
- a CDS encoding CBS domain-containing protein, whose amino-acid sequence MYVGLKMLKDFKKVTPQTPVLDADKLLTGSDFWMLLVVDDDRKLLGYVRKEDIALALPSIMTTLEKHEALYLLSKLTVQKIMRKDIIAVHPEMEIEQAAEIMHQKNLAGLAVVGDQQKLVGYITRSVMLDVLVEEMGLKQGGSRIVFEVEDRTGVLHEVSGIINDLGVSIIATGTFYHNDRRMVVIRLAVDDPYLVAGAIERKGYKLVSAADFEEEWTS is encoded by the coding sequence ATGTACGTCGGTCTCAAGATGCTCAAGGACTTCAAAAAAGTCACGCCGCAAACGCCGGTTCTTGACGCGGACAAACTGCTTACAGGCAGCGATTTCTGGATGCTTCTTGTCGTTGACGACGACAGGAAGCTGCTCGGCTACGTGCGCAAGGAAGACATCGCCCTGGCCCTGCCCTCCATCATGACCACCCTGGAAAAGCACGAGGCGCTCTACCTCCTGTCCAAGCTCACCGTGCAAAAAATCATGCGCAAGGACATCATCGCCGTGCATCCGGAAATGGAGATCGAGCAGGCCGCCGAAATCATGCACCAAAAGAATCTGGCCGGACTGGCCGTGGTGGGCGACCAGCAAAAGCTCGTGGGCTACATCACCCGCTCGGTCATGCTTGACGTGCTGGTCGAGGAAATGGGGCTGAAGCAAGGCGGTTCGCGCATTGTCTTCGAGGTGGAAGACCGCACCGGCGTCCTTCATGAAGTCTCCGGCATCATCAACGATCTTGGCGTCAGCATCATCGCCACAGGCACCTTTTATCACAACGACCGGCGCATGGTGGTCATCCGGCTGGCTGTGGACGATCCGTATCTGGTGGCCGGGGCCATCGAACGCAAGGGGTACAAGCTCGTTTCCGCCGCCGACTTTGAAGAGGAGTGGACGAGCTGA
- the tnpA gene encoding IS66 family insertion sequence element accessory protein TnpA, which translates to MAASSAELSFEKAAYWSEHIEAWHRSGLSQGAYCRRQGLSQSSMGYWRKRLEAATGKEGASCVTLVPVPLPASAQADMATVPAPILVHVGNAFRIEIRGNFAAPVLEKLVRTLTRL; encoded by the coding sequence ATGGCAGCGTCATCAGCAGAGCTCAGTTTCGAGAAGGCGGCGTACTGGTCTGAACATATTGAGGCTTGGCATCGTAGCGGCCTGAGCCAGGGGGCTTACTGCCGGCGGCAGGGTCTTTCCCAAAGTTCCATGGGCTATTGGCGGAAGCGTTTGGAGGCAGCGACTGGCAAGGAGGGCGCGTCCTGCGTCACCCTCGTTCCCGTGCCTCTGCCGGCGTCGGCCCAGGCGGACATGGCAACCGTGCCGGCACCGATCCTAGTGCACGTGGGCAACGCCTTTCGCATCGAGATCAGAGGCAACTTCGCCGCGCCGGTGCTGGAAAAGCTTGTCCGCACGCTGACACGGCTATGA
- the tnpB gene encoding IS66 family insertion sequence element accessory protein TnpB (TnpB, as the term is used for proteins encoded by IS66 family insertion elements, is considered an accessory protein, since TnpC, encoded by a neighboring gene, is a DDE family transposase.), translating to MSPVSGVRVYLALGATDMRKSIDGLSILVSRQLQLDPFAGHLFGFCNRSRTIIKLLYWDRNGFCLWHKRLERHVFRWPTREAEVLAIDSRQLAWLLDGLDPLAVTGHSRLEYSTLF from the coding sequence ATGTCGCCGGTAAGCGGCGTCCGGGTTTATTTGGCTCTGGGAGCCACAGACATGCGCAAGTCCATCGACGGGCTGTCCATCCTGGTTTCACGGCAGCTGCAACTCGATCCGTTTGCCGGTCACCTTTTCGGCTTTTGCAACCGCAGCCGGACGATCATCAAGCTGCTCTACTGGGATCGCAACGGCTTTTGTCTGTGGCACAAGCGTCTGGAGCGGCATGTGTTTCGCTGGCCAACCCGCGAGGCGGAGGTGCTTGCCATTGACTCCCGGCAACTGGCCTGGCTGCTTGATGGTCTCGATCCCCTGGCCGTGACGGGACACTCCCGTCTGGAGTATTCGACGCTCTTTTAG
- the tnpC gene encoding IS66 family transposase, with amino-acid sequence MAASQADQQEHIVQLEQRLQLLNLIIYGPKSEKKPRTGQEQQLSLFDEAEQTAEEHKPQTFEEACAPASTRRKRGRRPIPADLPRVEIIHDLPESEKTCPCGAELVRIGEEVSEKLDIVPAKIQVIRHIRPKYACRTCEGVEDDGPTVKTAPMPPQIIPQGIVTQGLLAHVAVAKYADALPLYRQEDQFARLGLDISRGTLAGWMIRVAKSCDPLIDMIIAEIRSGPIVNMDETTVQVLAEPGRANTTKSFMWVARGGTPGKPVVLFRYHPTRAGSVAAEILGDFKGYLQTDGYSGYEALGEREGLRHLGCLAHVRRKFVEVEKSAGKKAKGGTAHAVLDLIGKLYGVEHQAERQQLNPEQIKVLRAEKSRPILDKLKALLDARAATTPPKSLLGKAIGYAIKQWERLVVYLEDGRLRPDNNLAENAIRPFAVGRKNWLFSGHPRGADASATIYSLIETAKANGLEPYRYLRHLFEHLPAATTDAQRKALLPQYSDPQSLIIPA; translated from the coding sequence ATGGCTGCCAGTCAGGCTGACCAGCAAGAGCACATCGTCCAACTTGAGCAGCGCCTTCAGCTCCTGAACCTGATCATTTACGGCCCGAAGTCCGAGAAAAAGCCCCGTACCGGCCAGGAGCAGCAGCTCTCCCTGTTCGACGAGGCCGAGCAGACTGCGGAGGAGCACAAACCGCAGACCTTCGAGGAGGCCTGCGCCCCGGCGAGCACCCGCCGCAAACGCGGCCGTCGCCCCATCCCTGCGGATCTGCCCCGGGTGGAGATCATCCACGACCTGCCGGAATCGGAGAAGACCTGCCCCTGCGGCGCTGAGCTGGTCCGCATCGGTGAGGAAGTCAGCGAAAAGCTCGACATCGTGCCGGCCAAAATCCAGGTCATCCGCCACATCCGGCCAAAATACGCCTGCCGTACCTGCGAAGGTGTGGAGGACGATGGGCCGACGGTGAAAACCGCGCCCATGCCACCCCAAATCATCCCCCAGGGCATCGTGACTCAGGGCCTTTTGGCCCATGTCGCCGTGGCCAAGTATGCCGACGCGCTGCCCCTGTACCGCCAGGAGGATCAGTTCGCTCGCCTGGGGCTGGACATCTCCCGGGGAACCCTGGCTGGCTGGATGATCCGCGTAGCCAAGTCCTGCGATCCGCTCATCGACATGATCATCGCTGAAATTCGTTCCGGCCCCATCGTCAACATGGACGAAACCACGGTCCAGGTGCTTGCCGAACCAGGCCGGGCCAACACCACGAAATCATTTATGTGGGTCGCCCGGGGCGGAACACCGGGAAAACCGGTCGTCCTGTTTCGCTATCATCCGACCCGGGCCGGCAGCGTGGCTGCGGAAATTCTTGGCGATTTCAAAGGCTATCTGCAGACCGACGGCTACAGCGGCTATGAGGCCCTGGGCGAACGGGAAGGCCTGCGCCATCTCGGCTGTTTGGCCCATGTCCGGCGCAAGTTCGTCGAGGTCGAGAAGTCCGCTGGCAAGAAGGCCAAAGGCGGCACGGCCCATGCCGTCCTCGATCTGATCGGCAAACTCTACGGCGTGGAGCACCAAGCCGAAAGGCAACAGCTCAATCCGGAGCAGATCAAGGTCCTGCGAGCCGAAAAATCCAGGCCGATCCTGGACAAGCTTAAGGCGCTGCTCGATGCACGCGCCGCCACCACCCCGCCCAAGAGTCTGCTCGGCAAGGCCATTGGCTATGCTATCAAACAGTGGGAGCGGTTGGTCGTCTACCTGGAAGACGGCCGACTGCGTCCGGACAACAACCTGGCCGAAAACGCCATCCGCCCCTTTGCCGTGGGCCGCAAAAACTGGCTGTTCTCAGGCCATCCGCGCGGAGCCGACGCCTCGGCCACCATCTACTCCCTCATCGAAACGGCCAAGGCCAACGGGCTGGAGCCATACCGCTACCTGCGCCACCTCTTCGAGCACTTGCCGGCGGCAACCACTGACGCCCAACGCAAGGCCCTCCTGCCCCAGTACAGCGATCCTCAAAGCCTCATCATACCTGCCTGA
- a CDS encoding SH3 domain-containing protein, with the protein MAYFAASGAVFRRLLLAVGCVAALLPMTIAWGQLLQPGQVAVSVDNGNNLRAAGGRDHKTARILGTLDAGEWVRILGLENAWAEVERYDGKRGVVHVKCLVPVEQYIAAQNDPGEFRCAREMPRRFEADLGPDAGQGVIALEDVPDLFGGGARIRVLSGSGDTLWLGPVGDVYDVRGPATPLFFYCHHSGVSWPELVGNLDGGAQVEILAPIGQSDVSVSAFNRIRWNGKAFEPVFAGLSLVESPKGSGNFVFEPYKGNSLGVRWVMSFIKWRGQGVAEADINEYGEKTGGTELLVGKAALRFTSKGAQLVDWIEPMRAAP; encoded by the coding sequence ATGGCGTATTTCGCGGCATCGGGCGCGGTGTTTCGCCGTTTGCTTCTGGCTGTGGGTTGTGTAGCAGCACTGTTGCCTATGACCATTGCCTGGGGCCAGCTCTTGCAGCCCGGGCAGGTGGCGGTAAGCGTGGATAATGGGAACAATCTGCGTGCGGCGGGTGGGCGTGACCATAAAACGGCCAGGATTCTCGGCACGCTTGACGCCGGAGAGTGGGTTCGCATTCTCGGCTTGGAAAATGCCTGGGCCGAGGTGGAGCGTTACGACGGCAAACGGGGGGTTGTGCATGTCAAATGCTTGGTCCCCGTGGAGCAATATATCGCCGCGCAGAACGATCCGGGAGAATTCCGTTGTGCCAGGGAGATGCCGCGTCGTTTTGAGGCTGACCTCGGACCTGACGCTGGGCAGGGGGTTATCGCTTTGGAGGATGTTCCCGACCTCTTTGGCGGTGGGGCAAGAATCCGGGTGCTGTCTGGATCGGGGGACACGTTGTGGCTGGGGCCTGTCGGCGACGTGTATGACGTGCGCGGGCCTGCGACCCCCCTGTTTTTTTATTGCCACCACAGCGGCGTGTCCTGGCCGGAACTCGTCGGCAACCTCGACGGCGGCGCGCAGGTGGAAATATTGGCGCCAATCGGCCAATCGGATGTTTCCGTCAGCGCATTTAACCGCATTCGCTGGAACGGGAAGGCTTTCGAGCCAGTCTTTGCGGGTCTGTCCCTTGTGGAATCGCCGAAAGGGTCCGGGAACTTTGTTTTTGAGCCGTACAAAGGGAATAGCCTCGGCGTTCGCTGGGTGATGTCATTTATCAAGTGGCGCGGTCAGGGGGTGGCTGAGGCAGATATCAACGAATATGGTGAGAAAACGGGCGGTACGGAATTGCTGGTTGGCAAGGCTGCCCTGCGCTTTACGTCCAAAGGCGCGCAGCTTGTGGATTGGATTGAACCCATGCGCGCCGCCCCATGA